AGCCCCGGCTGACACCCAGACTTTCCCGGACGTGCAACTGCGGGTCGAGGGCCAGCTGCAGGATCAGGTCAGCGAGGCTGTCCATGGAGATGTCGTGCCCCCTGAACGGCTCGCCTTTCTGGGTGAGCTGGTACTTCACCTCGTTCTTCTGGGTGAACCATCCGGGCCACAGCAGGGTGTAGTCGAGGTCCGACGCCTCGATGATGGCGGCCGAGTCCCGGTACGGGTCCAGCATGCGGCTGTACGGCTGGCCCGGCACCTCGCCGTAGATGCCCATGGAGCTGACAAAGATCAGCCGCCGTAGCCCTGCCCTGTGCATCGCCTGCACGATGGCCGTCGCCTGCCGGGCCATCTCGCCCGACAGGTTGGCGTACACCACGTCCTGCCCCTGCACGGCGCCTTCGAGCGTCTGCCCGTCGAGCACGTCACCTTCGATGATGCGTACCCGCTTCGGGTCCGGGTTCTTTAGGCGGCTGGCCTGGCGCAGATAGAGGGTCAGCTCGGCGTCCGAGTGCTCCAGCAGCTGCCGGGTGGCGTGCCGGGCCAGCCCGCCGTTCGCACCGAGAATCAGAATTCGGGTCATGGAAGTGCTCCTGGGATCGACACCGATCAGTAGCGGTTACCCACCACGGTGATGTTCGACATGGCCTGCTCAATGTCGGCCAGGTCAGCGGCGGTCAGCTCGATCTCGACCGCGCCGTTGTTCTCGTCGAGGCGAGACAGGCTGCGGCTGCCGGGGATCGGCACGATCCAGAGCTTCTGGAACAGCAACCACGCGAGGGCGATCTGGGCTGGAGTCGCGCCTTTCTCCTGACCAATCCGGCCGAGCAGATCCACCACGGCCTGGTTGGCCGCAATGGCTTCCTGGGTGAAGCGCGGGTTGTTGCGCCGGATGTCGTTCGGGTCGAAGACCGTGTCGGCCGTGATGGCCCCGGTCAGGAACCCCCGGCCCAGCGGACTGTACGGCACGAAGCCGATGCCCAGCTCCTCGCAGGCGGCAAGCACGCCGTTCTCCTCGGGGGCCCGCCACCAGATCGAATACTCGCTCTGCAGGGCTGTCACCGGCTGCACCGCATGGGCCCGGCGGATGGTCTCGGCGTCCGACTCGGAGAGACCGAAGTGCCGTACCTTCCCCTCCTGGATCAGCTCTTTCACGGTGCCCGCCACATCCTCGATCGGCACCTGCGGATCGGGGCGGTGCTGGTAGAACAGGTCGAGCGTATCGACTCGCAACCGCTTCAGGCTCTCCTCGGCCACCTGCCGGATCCGTTCAGGCCGGCTGTTGGGCCCGTTCCTGGGGCTGGTCTGACCCTGCGGCCCCGGCTCGAACCCGAACTTGGTGGCAATCACCACCTGCCCCTTGTACGGCTCCAGCGCCTCGCCGACCAGTTCCTCGTTGGTGAACGGGCCGTACACTTCGGCCGTGTCGAAGAAGGTCACGCCCCGTTCGACCGCCTGCCGCAGGAAGGTCATCATCTCGCCCCTGTCGGTGGGCGTGTCGCCGAAGCTCATCCGCATGCAGCCCAGACCCATCGCTGAAACTTCCAGACCACTGTTTCCCAACTTGCGTTTCTGCATGGTAATTCTCCTTGTTCTCTCGAGGCTTCGACGGTACGGGGTTGACTCTTTTGGGACCTGCTGAAGGGGTTCTCCAGCCTGCAAAACGCGCCATGAGACACCCGTAGCCGCTGGTCGTCAACTCACTTCAAATCCGGATTCAGTCGAACCTGGCCCGGTACCAGTCCACTGTCCAGTGCCCCTTCGTCCTGCGGTACTGCAAAGTGCTCTGTAGGCTCCAGGTGCCTCTGGAACCGCCGATGGTGACTGTGAACACCGCCCGGCTGATAAGGACGGCGGTGCTGCCCGCAAGCTCGACGGATACGTTCTTCTCATCGATCTCGTGGTACCTGAACTTCGCGGAGCGAATCTCTGCCAGCCACTCGTCTCTGGGCTGCACGTATCCGGTGATGTGGGTCAGCGTGAACCGGTCTTCCAGAAGGTCATCGAGGACGTCGGTGCGCCCCTCCACCATGGCACGGAACAGGGCCTGGTGGCTCTCCAGGACTTCGGTTTTCGCCTGCTGTTCCTGGGCTACGGTCATGGTGGTCGGACCTCCGATGTGCTCAGATGTATCGTTCACGGTCTGCGCCAACTTGACGGTCTTAAAGTCATGCTCTTCTTCCAGCAGTCGAGGGTGAATGCCGGTCCGGTGTTGAGTCTGCGCCAAACCTCAGGGTCGCTGGTGGTTCGGTTCCGCCTGGAGCAGACCTCCACACACGGACACGGCAGCGCTCAGCCGTTGGTGAATTTCAGAACGGCTTCCGGCAGACGTTCGCCCTGCACCGGAACCTTCGCCGCCGCCTCTCCGATTTCCTGTAGCTCAGCCGGAGTCAGGGTCAGGTCCACCGCACCGATGTTCTCCTCCAGGCGACTGACCTTACGGGTGCCGGGAATCGGCACGATCCACGGCTTCCGGGCCAGCAGCCAGGCCAGGGCAATCTGCGCCGGGGTGGCGGTCTTCTCGGCGGCCACCCGTTTGAGCAGGTCTACCAGGGCCATGTTGGCCTGCAGGGCGTCTTGCTGGAACCGCGGCGAGACGCTGCGGAAGTCGTCCGCGGCCAGCTTGGTGCTCGGGTCGATCGTGCCGGTCAGGAACCCGGCGCCCAGCGGGCTGAACGGCACGAAGCCGATGCCCAGTTCCTCACAGGCGGTCAGCACGCCGTTTTTCTCCGGGTCACGGGTCCACAGCGAGTATTCGCTCTGCACGGCGGTCACCGGCTGCACCGCGTGTGCCTGGCGGATGGTCTTCGCACTGGCTTCGGACAGGCCGAAATGCCGGACCTTGCCCGCCTGGATGAGGTGTCCGACCGTGCCGGCCACGTCCTCGATCGGGACATTCGGGTCAACCCGGTGCTGGTACAGCAGGTCGATGTGGTCGGTCTTCAGGCGAGCGAGCATGGTATCAACGACCTCGCGGATGTGTTCCGGTCGGCTGTCCAGGCCGTATCGGCTGCCATCCTGGCGGATGCCGAACCCAAACTTGGTAGCGATCACCACCTGGTCTCGTACCGAGGTCAGCGCCTCCCCGAGCAGCCGCTCGTTGTCGAACGGTCCGTAGGCCTCGGCCGTGTCGAACAGGGTGATGCCCCTCTCGACAGCCGCATGCAGGACGCGCAGGCCATCTTCCTTGCCCGCCCCGCCGTCGTAGACGCCGCTCAGGCCCATCGCGCCGTACCCAAGGGCCGATACCTTCAGGCCCTGTCCCAGTTGACGTTCTTGCATCTTCGCTCCTTTGCCGTGAGGCGTTCACGGGCATAGGCGTCAGTATTCATCGGCCATAACCCGGTCGGCTGCACGTTCCTCCTGATTTTCTGCCTGATCCTCCAGACATGCCGGGCTCAGCCTGAGGTCGTGTTCTTCCAGGATCTGAAGGATCAGGTGACGTTTCTGGAGTTCTGGGCAACAGAGGAGAGTTGGGCAAACGTACAGTGCAGCCGCATCAGGCGGGGGCGTACTCCCCGCCTCCAGGAGCCCGCATGAGCACTCAAGCAAAGACCATTCCATTCCCGGCAAAGTCGGTAACCGCGCCCGCGCATCCCGCTGCGATCCTCGCGATCATTCTGGTGAGCTACCTGGTGATCGTGCTCGACATTTCCATTGTCCTGACAGGCCTGCCGAAAATCCAGCGCGACCTGGGTTTTTCCAACATCAGCCTCGCCTGGGTGCAGAGCGCCTACACCCTGGCCTTCGGTGGGCTGCTGCTGCTGAGCGCCCGCGCCGGTGACCTGCTCGGCCGACGCCGGGTGTTCCTGGCCGGCCTGGCCCTGTTTACACTCGCCTCAATGGCGGTCGGGTTCTCGTCCTCGACAACCTGGATGATCGCTGCCCGAGCGATTCAGGGCATCGGCGCGGCCATCCTGGCACCCTCGTCCCTGGCCCTGTTGACTGCCAACTTCCCGGAAGGCCCGGAACGCACCCGGGCGGTCGGGTACTACAGCTCGATCGGCGGGCTCGGCTCGGGCATCGGGCTGGTCCTCGGCGGCTTCCTCGCCGACCTGATCTCCTGGCGGGCGGGCTTCTTCATCAACCTGCCGATCGGTCTGGTG
This Deinococcus ruber DNA region includes the following protein-coding sequences:
- a CDS encoding aldo/keto reductase gives rise to the protein MQERQLGQGLKVSALGYGAMGLSGVYDGGAGKEDGLRVLHAAVERGITLFDTAEAYGPFDNERLLGEALTSVRDQVVIATKFGFGIRQDGSRYGLDSRPEHIREVVDTMLARLKTDHIDLLYQHRVDPNVPIEDVAGTVGHLIQAGKVRHFGLSEASAKTIRQAHAVQPVTAVQSEYSLWTRDPEKNGVLTACEELGIGFVPFSPLGAGFLTGTIDPSTKLAADDFRSVSPRFQQDALQANMALVDLLKRVAAEKTATPAQIALAWLLARKPWIVPIPGTRKVSRLEENIGAVDLTLTPAELQEIGEAAAKVPVQGERLPEAVLKFTNG
- a CDS encoding aldo/keto reductase gives rise to the protein MQKRKLGNSGLEVSAMGLGCMRMSFGDTPTDRGEMMTFLRQAVERGVTFFDTAEVYGPFTNEELVGEALEPYKGQVVIATKFGFEPGPQGQTSPRNGPNSRPERIRQVAEESLKRLRVDTLDLFYQHRPDPQVPIEDVAGTVKELIQEGKVRHFGLSESDAETIRRAHAVQPVTALQSEYSIWWRAPEENGVLAACEELGIGFVPYSPLGRGFLTGAITADTVFDPNDIRRNNPRFTQEAIAANQAVVDLLGRIGQEKGATPAQIALAWLLFQKLWIVPIPGSRSLSRLDENNGAVEIELTAADLADIEQAMSNITVVGNRY
- a CDS encoding nuclear transport factor 2 family protein, with translation MAQTQHRTGIHPRLLEEEHDFKTVKLAQTVNDTSEHIGGPTTMTVAQEQQAKTEVLESHQALFRAMVEGRTDVLDDLLEDRFTLTHITGYVQPRDEWLAEIRSAKFRYHEIDEKNVSVELAGSTAVLISRAVFTVTIGGSRGTWSLQSTLQYRRTKGHWTVDWYRARFD
- a CDS encoding NAD(P)H-binding protein, encoding MTRILILGANGGLARHATRQLLEHSDAELTLYLRQASRLKNPDPKRVRIIEGDVLDGQTLEGAVQGQDVVYANLSGEMARQATAIVQAMHRAGLRRLIFVSSMGIYGEVPGQPYSRMLDPYRDSAAIIEASDLDYTLLWPGWFTQKNEVKYQLTQKGEPFRGHDISMDSLADLILQLALDPQLHVRESLGVSRG